A genomic window from Pseudomonas leptonychotis includes:
- a CDS encoding MMPL family transporter, which translates to MRSERWLPRGFLLLLVGLLALAVWQWRNGPPVAADMLALLPAGSGDALVQQAEQRMQEPLNRDLLLLIGHPQREQAIALAQQVGEQWRGSGRFAQVQWSVDSDLAALRDYLRSNRLALLPTADRQLLLEHPQQLLEQRAAQLFDTFAGFSLLPIEQDWLGLGVRAQQALNPGSRIQADLSSGALLLEEPGMTWALLRASAQGSAFDMQEPPLIAAQVAATRAQIETAGGQLLAAGGVLYAAAGQAKATREISLIGGGATLGTLLLLLLAFRRVRVLISLLPIGMALLAGCTACVLVFGQINALTLVLGASLVGVAADYPQHYLSKSWSNAEGSEGWSSWGALRATLPGLSLSLGTNLIGYLALAFTPFPALTQVALFSAAGLIAAYLCSVCLLPAWLKGLRLRPSPSLLSLSQRLLTSRARLLGKIGSAPLLALLLLFCAGGLWQLHSQNDLRQWLGKEPQLLAEAQRIAELTGQQPTSQFFLVRAANMQQLLERQAALSQRLDQAVQNGQLRDYRALSQLVAPDSQLQELRAALRELPQHWQPLLDLGIPPAALHSELLALQQNNQASLEQALASPLGEAWRPLWLGNHSEDGAESVAGLVSLQGLSNSTRLNPLVEGLPGVQLVDRISELNALFSATQLSAAELKLLSSIAILLLLCLPFGLGGALRVVCLPLLAALAALACLGWLGQPLTLFSLFGLLLITAIGVDYAILMRENIGGPAVSLLGTLLSALTSWLSFGLLLISDTPAIANFGLAISLGLLFCFLLAPWAGTQQARHNQAQTT; encoded by the coding sequence TTGCGCAGTGAGCGCTGGCTGCCGCGTGGCTTTTTGCTGCTGCTCGTCGGCCTGCTGGCGCTTGCCGTCTGGCAGTGGCGTAACGGCCCGCCCGTAGCCGCCGATATGCTCGCGCTATTGCCCGCTGGCAGCGGCGACGCTCTGGTGCAACAGGCCGAGCAGCGTATGCAGGAGCCGCTCAACCGCGACCTGTTGCTACTGATCGGTCACCCGCAACGCGAGCAGGCGATTGCCCTCGCGCAGCAGGTGGGCGAGCAGTGGCGCGGCAGTGGGCGCTTCGCTCAGGTGCAGTGGAGCGTCGACAGCGACCTCGCGGCGCTGCGCGATTACCTGCGCAGCAACCGCCTGGCCCTGCTGCCGACAGCAGATCGCCAACTGTTGCTGGAACACCCGCAACAACTACTCGAACAACGCGCCGCCCAGCTGTTCGATACATTCGCCGGTTTCAGCCTGCTGCCCATCGAACAAGATTGGCTGGGCCTGGGCGTGCGTGCGCAGCAGGCGCTGAACCCCGGCAGCCGCATCCAGGCCGACCTGAGCAGCGGTGCACTGCTGCTAGAAGAGCCGGGCATGACCTGGGCCCTGCTACGCGCCAGCGCCCAGGGCAGCGCCTTTGATATGCAAGAACCGCCGCTGATTGCCGCGCAAGTCGCCGCTACCCGCGCGCAGATCGAAACCGCCGGCGGACAACTGCTAGCCGCCGGTGGCGTGCTATACGCCGCCGCTGGCCAGGCCAAAGCCACCCGCGAGATCAGCCTGATTGGCGGCGGCGCCACCCTCGGTACGTTGCTGCTCTTACTGCTGGCCTTCCGCCGCGTGCGCGTGCTGATCAGTCTGCTGCCGATTGGCATGGCGCTACTGGCTGGCTGCACCGCCTGCGTGCTGGTGTTCGGCCAGATCAACGCCCTGACTCTGGTGCTGGGCGCCAGCCTGGTCGGGGTCGCCGCCGACTACCCGCAACACTACTTGAGTAAAAGCTGGAGCAACGCCGAAGGCAGCGAAGGCTGGAGCAGCTGGGGCGCGCTGCGTGCCACCCTGCCGGGCCTGAGCCTGAGCCTGGGCACCAATCTGATCGGCTACCTGGCGCTGGCTTTTACTCCGTTTCCGGCGCTGACCCAGGTCGCCCTGTTCTCGGCCGCCGGATTGATCGCCGCCTACCTCTGCTCGGTGTGCCTGCTGCCAGCCTGGCTCAAGGGGCTGCGTCTACGCCCATCGCCCAGCCTGCTCAGCCTTAGCCAACGCTTGCTGACCAGTCGGGCACGCCTGTTAGGCAAAATAGGCAGCGCACCGCTACTAGCGCTGTTATTGCTGTTCTGCGCCGGCGGCCTGTGGCAGTTGCACAGCCAGAACGACCTGCGTCAATGGTTGGGTAAAGAGCCGCAATTGCTCGCCGAAGCTCAGCGCATCGCCGAGCTCACCGGCCAACAGCCCACCAGCCAGTTCTTCCTGGTGCGCGCCGCCAATATGCAGCAACTGCTGGAGCGTCAGGCGGCGCTAAGCCAGCGCCTCGATCAGGCGGTACAGAACGGCCAGTTACGCGACTACCGCGCCCTTAGCCAGCTGGTCGCACCCGACAGCCAATTGCAGGAGCTGCGCGCCGCACTGCGCGAACTGCCGCAGCACTGGCAACCCCTGCTCGACCTGGGCATTCCGCCAGCCGCGCTGCACAGCGAACTGCTGGCGCTCCAACAGAACAACCAGGCGAGCCTGGAGCAAGCCCTTGCCAGCCCCCTGGGTGAGGCCTGGCGACCGCTCTGGCTGGGGAACCATAGTGAAGACGGAGCCGAGAGCGTGGCCGGGTTGGTCAGCCTGCAAGGACTGAGCAACAGCACCCGCCTCAACCCGCTGGTCGAGGGCCTGCCAGGCGTACAGCTGGTCGATCGGATCAGCGAACTCAACGCGCTGTTTAGCGCCACCCAACTTAGCGCCGCTGAACTGAAACTGCTGTCCTCAATCGCCATCCTGTTATTGCTGTGCCTGCCATTCGGCCTCGGCGGCGCGCTGCGGGTGGTCTGCCTACCACTGCTGGCGGCGCTGGCGGCGCTGGCCTGCCTCGGTTGGCTGGGCCAGCCGCTAACGCTGTTCAGTTTGTTCGGCCTGCTGCTGATCACCGCCATCGGCGTCGATTACGCCATCCTCATGCGCGAGAACATCGGCGGGCCGGCCGTCAGCCTGCTCGGCACCCTGCTCTCGGCGCTGACCAGCTGGCTGTCGTTCGGCCTGCTGCTGATCAGCGATACACCAGCGATTGCCAACTTCGGCCTGGCGATCAGCCTCGGCCTGCTGTTTTGCTTTCTGCTCGCGCCTTGGGCCGGCACCCAGCAAGCCCGACATAACCAGGCGCAAACGACATGA
- a CDS encoding sodium:proton antiporter: MTIALAWLALLALFALATWLGKHLRLIPIVSQLLLATLGLPLLMLWTTPLGLGARELLAPVWLEPLYGVAFCLLLGHILSDVVDLQLEPGSLQIALPSFFIPFFCGLACAFWLLPAQSGLADIAVGLLFALTAIPVLFLYLQHLGYPAAKIRQLLQAAIIMDVLCWLIFGLAQGSSDPTSLLWPLLAAALPLLLKLLPLRSARLNGSCFLILLLVMQQLQLNALVFGIAYLLLLTALRLPLRLPLPAGLLRWLQTWLAVPLTLAFGLLQIDWHDAWLGYSAWQFAALLLLPIISKLVGNWLGLSWAAGQRHAYAGQWRESLLLNTRGLTEIIFINLLLQQQIISPALYFALMLMGLISTLLPALAGAYPNAVTHEARSRYEVS, encoded by the coding sequence ATGACCATCGCTCTGGCCTGGCTGGCGTTGCTCGCATTGTTTGCCCTGGCGACCTGGCTGGGTAAACACCTGCGCCTGATCCCGATTGTCAGCCAGTTGCTGCTGGCCACTTTGGGCCTGCCGTTGCTGATGCTGTGGACCACGCCGCTGGGTTTGGGCGCCCGCGAGCTGCTCGCACCGGTGTGGCTGGAGCCCTTGTATGGCGTGGCCTTCTGTCTGCTGCTGGGGCATATCCTCAGTGATGTGGTCGACCTGCAACTTGAACCCGGTAGCCTGCAGATCGCCCTGCCGAGCTTCTTCATCCCCTTCTTCTGCGGCCTGGCTTGCGCTTTCTGGCTGCTGCCGGCGCAGAGCGGCCTGGCCGATATCGCCGTGGGCTTGCTGTTTGCCCTAACCGCCATTCCGGTGCTGTTTCTCTACTTGCAACACCTCGGCTACCCAGCGGCCAAGATTCGCCAGTTGCTGCAAGCGGCCATCATCATGGATGTGCTGTGTTGGCTGATCTTCGGCCTGGCCCAGGGCAGCAGCGACCCGACCTCCTTGCTCTGGCCCCTGCTGGCCGCCGCCCTACCGCTGCTGTTGAAGCTGCTGCCGCTGCGTTCGGCGCGGCTCAATGGCAGCTGCTTTCTCATCCTGTTGCTGGTGATGCAGCAACTGCAGCTGAATGCCCTGGTGTTCGGCATCGCCTACCTGTTACTGCTCACGGCCCTGCGTTTGCCTTTGCGCTTGCCGCTACCCGCCGGATTACTGCGCTGGCTGCAAACCTGGCTGGCGGTGCCGCTGACTCTGGCCTTTGGCCTGCTGCAGATCGACTGGCACGACGCTTGGCTGGGGTATTCTGCCTGGCAGTTTGCAGCCCTGTTGCTACTCCCCATCATCAGCAAACTGGTCGGTAACTGGCTAGGGCTGAGCTGGGCCGCCGGACAACGCCACGCTTATGCCGGGCAGTGGCGCGAAAGCCTGTTGTTGAATACCCGCGGCCTGACTGAAATCATCTTTATCAATCTGCTGCTGCAACAGCAGATAATCAGCCCAGCACTGTATTTCGCCCTGATGCTGATGGGCCTGATTTCGACCCTGTTACCGGCCCTGGCCGGTGCTTACCCAAACGCCGTCACGCATGAGGCCAGAAGCCGCTATGAAGTCTCTTGA
- a CDS encoding outer membrane lipoprotein carrier protein LolA: MKSGKRSPALPRSRIASGLQLAFLLLLASDAYAFDLDQLSTQLAKPAVVRGPLIQEKHLRALPQPLTSRGQFVLSRDLGLLWQLQSPLKQDYRIDNQGIAKRTSSGWQQQPGQDVAAQQSRLFLAVLKGDHSGLARDFELQLSGTSEAWQLRLVPNSVLLKQIFSRIQIDGGALVQRIELHETQGDHSVLRLPESQAGDALSEQEQRDFAQ; the protein is encoded by the coding sequence ATGAAATCCGGGAAACGTTCTCCGGCCTTACCCCGCTCCCGGATTGCATCCGGGCTACAGCTGGCGTTTCTGCTGCTTCTGGCATCCGATGCTTATGCCTTCGACCTCGACCAGCTCAGCACCCAGCTGGCCAAGCCGGCCGTGGTGCGCGGTCCGCTGATTCAGGAAAAACACCTGCGCGCCTTGCCGCAGCCGCTGACCAGCCGTGGCCAGTTCGTTCTCAGCCGCGATCTCGGCCTGCTTTGGCAGCTGCAAAGCCCGCTCAAGCAGGATTACCGCATCGACAACCAGGGCATTGCCAAGCGCACGTCCAGTGGCTGGCAACAGCAGCCCGGACAGGATGTCGCGGCGCAACAGAGCCGGCTGTTTCTCGCCGTACTCAAGGGCGATCACAGTGGCCTGGCGCGGGATTTCGAGCTGCAATTGAGCGGCACATCTGAAGCCTGGCAGCTACGCCTGGTGCCGAACTCGGTGTTGCTCAAACAGATATTCAGCCGCATCCAGATCGACGGCGGCGCGCTGGTGCAGCGCATCGAGCTGCATGAAACCCAGGGCGACCACAGCGTGCTGCGCTTGCCTGAAAGCCAGGCCGGCGATGCTTTGAGCGAGCAGGAGCAACGCGACTTTGCGCAGTGA
- a CDS encoding HAL/PAL/TAL family ammonia-lyase, producing the protein MTTHQPDPIVFGERPLSIEQVVALASRGAPSQLQSDAAYREKIAKGARFLDSLLDKEGVIYGVTTGYGDSCVVAVPLHQVEALPRHLYTFHGCGLGKLLDEQATRAVLAARLQSLCQGVSGVRVELLERLQAFIEFDVLPLIPEEGSVGASGDLTPLSYVAATLSGEREVMFKGERRSAADVHAALGWTPLTLRPKEALALMNGTAVMTALACQAYSRADYLLKLATRITALNVVALEGNPEHFDERLFAAKPHPGQMQVAAWLRQDLAIDAPTAPLHRLQDRYSLRCAPHVLGVLADSLGLLRQFIEIELNSANDNPLIDAEAERVLHGGHFYGGHIAFAMDSLKNLVGNVADLLDRQLALLVDTRYNHGLPSNLSGAPSVSAMINHGFKAVQIGTSAWTAEALKNTMPASVFSRSTECHNQDKVSMGTIAARDALRSLELTEQVAAATLLAANQGVWLRQRDGKINIPAPVAAMREQLAVDFHPVIEDRALEAELRLCLVRIRDQHWGLYA; encoded by the coding sequence ATGACGACACATCAGCCTGATCCCATCGTGTTTGGCGAACGCCCCTTGAGCATCGAGCAGGTTGTCGCCCTGGCCAGCCGCGGCGCCCCTTCTCAACTGCAAAGCGATGCCGCCTACCGCGAAAAAATCGCTAAAGGTGCGCGCTTCCTCGACAGCCTGCTGGACAAGGAGGGGGTGATCTACGGCGTCACCACCGGCTACGGCGACTCCTGCGTGGTGGCCGTACCACTGCATCAGGTCGAAGCGCTGCCGCGTCACCTTTACACCTTCCACGGCTGCGGCCTGGGTAAACTGCTGGATGAGCAAGCGACCCGCGCGGTCCTGGCGGCACGTTTGCAGTCGCTGTGTCAGGGCGTTTCCGGCGTGCGTGTGGAATTGCTCGAACGCCTGCAAGCCTTTATCGAATTTGATGTGCTGCCGTTGATCCCGGAAGAAGGCTCGGTCGGCGCCAGCGGCGACCTCACGCCGCTGTCCTACGTGGCCGCCACCCTCAGCGGTGAGCGCGAGGTGATGTTCAAAGGCGAACGCCGCAGCGCCGCCGACGTGCATGCCGCGCTTGGCTGGACGCCGCTGACCCTGCGCCCCAAAGAAGCCCTGGCGCTGATGAACGGCACCGCGGTGATGACCGCTTTGGCCTGCCAGGCTTATTCGCGCGCCGACTACCTGCTCAAGCTGGCCACGCGCATCACCGCACTCAATGTGGTGGCGCTGGAAGGCAACCCGGAACACTTCGACGAGCGCCTGTTCGCCGCTAAGCCGCATCCGGGGCAGATGCAAGTCGCCGCCTGGCTGCGTCAAGACCTGGCCATCGACGCACCGACCGCGCCGCTGCACCGCCTGCAAGACCGCTACTCGCTGCGCTGTGCACCGCACGTACTCGGCGTACTGGCCGACAGCCTGGGCCTGCTGCGCCAATTTATCGAGATCGAGCTGAACAGCGCCAACGACAACCCGCTGATCGACGCCGAGGCCGAGCGCGTGCTGCACGGCGGACACTTCTACGGCGGGCATATCGCCTTCGCCATGGACAGCCTGAAAAACCTGGTGGGCAACGTCGCCGACCTGCTCGACCGCCAGCTCGCCCTGCTGGTCGATACCCGCTACAACCATGGCCTACCGAGCAATCTGTCGGGTGCGCCGAGCGTCAGCGCCATGATCAACCACGGCTTCAAGGCTGTGCAGATCGGCACCAGCGCCTGGACCGCCGAGGCGCTGAAAAACACCATGCCGGCCAGCGTGTTCTCACGCTCCACCGAGTGCCACAACCAGGACAAAGTGAGCATGGGCACCATCGCCGCCCGCGACGCCCTACGCAGCCTGGAGCTGACCGAACAGGTCGCCGCCGCCACCCTGCTGGCCGCCAACCAGGGCGTGTGGCTACGCCAGCGCGACGGCAAAATCAACATCCCGGCGCCGGTCGCCGCCATGCGTGAACAGCTGGCCGTGGACTTCCACCCGGTGATCGAAGACCGCGCCCTGGAAGCCGAGCTACGCCTGTGTCTGGTGCGTATCCGCGACCAGCATTGGGGCCTTTATGCGTAG
- a CDS encoding acyl-CoA thioesterase gives MRSKGVLQTEIELVVPFFDVDMMDVVWHGHYVKYFEEARCALLDKLGHNYRQMRDAGYAWPVIDLQVRYIRGAQFGQRITVRADLVEWENRLKINYLVSDAATGERMTRGSSVQVAVEIATREMQFVSPKVLTDAVEKVLA, from the coding sequence ATGCGTAGCAAGGGCGTATTGCAGACCGAAATCGAGCTGGTGGTGCCGTTCTTCGACGTCGACATGATGGACGTGGTCTGGCACGGCCATTACGTCAAATACTTCGAAGAGGCGCGCTGCGCCCTACTCGACAAACTCGGCCACAACTACCGACAAATGCGCGACGCCGGCTACGCCTGGCCGGTCATCGACCTGCAGGTGCGCTATATCCGTGGCGCGCAATTCGGCCAGCGCATCACCGTGCGCGCCGACCTGGTGGAGTGGGAAAACCGCCTGAAGATCAACTACCTGGTCAGCGACGCCGCTACAGGCGAGCGCATGACTCGCGGCAGCAGCGTGCAAGTAGCAGTGGAAATCGCCACCCGCGAGATGCAGTTTGTTTCACCCAAGGTGCTGACCGACGCCGTTGAAAAGGTGCTGGCGTGA